A single Camelus bactrianus isolate YW-2024 breed Bactrian camel chromosome 1, ASM4877302v1, whole genome shotgun sequence DNA region contains:
- the EIF2B5 gene encoding translation initiation factor eIF2B subunit epsilon → MAATVVAPPVAVAARASKRSGSGPGGGGGGAARGAEEEPPPPLQAVLVADSFDRRFFPISKDQPRVLLPLANVALIDYTLEFLTATGVQETFVFCCWKAAQIKDHLLKSKWCRPTSLNVVRIITSELYRSLGDVLRDVDAKALVRSDFLLVYGDVISNISITRALEEHRLRRKLEKNVSVMTMIFKESSPSHPARCPEDNVVVAVDSATNRVLHFQKTQGLRRFSFPLSLFRGSGDGVEIRYDLLDCHISICSPQVAQLFTDNFDYQTRDDFVRGLLVNEEILGNQIHMHVTTKEYGARVSNLHMYAAVCADVIRRWVYPLTPEMNFTDSAAQSCTHSRHNIYRGPEVSLGHGSILEENVLLGSGTVIGSNCSITNSVIGPGCHIGDNVVLDRAFLWQGVRVAAAAQIHQSLLCDNAEVKENVILKPRCVLTSQVVVGPSITLPEGSVISLHPPDAEDDEDDGQFSDDSGTDQEKEKVKLKGYNPAEVGVAGQGYLWKAADMNKEEEEELRQNLWGLKINMEEESETESEHSMDSEELDSRAGSPQMDDIKVFQNEVLGTLQRGKEENISCDNLVLEINSLKYAYNISLKEVMQVLSHVILEFPLQQMDSPLDPNRYCALLIPLLKAWSPVFRNYVKRAADHLEALAAIEDFFLEHEALITSSAKVLMAFYQLEILAEETILSWFSQRDITDKGRQLRKNQQLQRFIQWLKEAEEESSEDD, encoded by the exons ATGGCGGCTACTGTGGTAGCGCCGCCTGTTGCGGTGGCCGCCCGCGCCAGCAAGCGCAGCGGCAGCGGACCgggaggcggcggcggtgggGCAGCCAGAGGGGCGGAGGAGGAACCACCGCCGCCCCTACAAGCAGTTCTGGTGGCGGACAGCTTCGACCGCCGCTTCTTCCCCATCTCCAAGGACCAGCCTCGG GTCCTCTTGCCCCTGGCCAATGTGGCACTAATTGACTACACTCTGGAATTTCTGACTGCCACAGGTGTACAGGAAACCTTTGTCTTTTGTTGCTGGAAGGCTGCTCAAATCAAGGACCATTTGTT GAAATCCAAGTGGTGCCGCCCTACATCCCTCAATGTAGTTCGAATAATTACATCAGAGCTATATAGATCACTGGGGGATGTTCTCCGTGACGTTGATGCCAAGGCCTTGGTGCGCTCTGACTTCCTTCTGGTGTATGGGGATGTCATCTCAAACATCAGTATTACCAGAGCCCTGGAAGAACACAG GTTGAGGCGGAAgctagaaaaaaatgtatctgtgaTGACAATGATCTTCAAGGAGTCATCCCCTAGCCACCCAGCTCGTTGCCCCGAGGACAACGTGGTAGTGGCTGTAGATAGTGCCACAAACCGGGTTCTCCATTTCCAGAAGACTCAAGGCCTCCGAcgtttttcttttcccctg AGCTTATTCCGGGGCAGTGGAGATGGAGTGGAGATTCGCTATGATTTACTGGATTGTCATATCAGCATCTGCTCTCCTCAG GTGGCTCAACTCTTCACAGACAACTTCGACTACCAAACCCGAGATGACTTTGTGCGAGGCCTGTTAGTGAATGAGGAG ATCTTAGGAAACCAGATCCACATGCACGTGACAACTAAGGAATATGGTGCCCGGGTCTCTAACCTACACATGTATGCTGCTGTCTGTGCTGATGTCATCCGCCGATGGGTCTACCCTCTCACCCCAGAGATGAACTTCACTGACAGTGCAGCCCAAAGCTGCACTCACTCTCGGCACAACATCTACCGGGGGCCTGAGGTCAGCCTGGGCCATGGCAGCATCTTGGAGGAAAATGTGCTCCTGGGCTCTGGCACTGTCATTGGCAGCAATTGCTCCATCACCAACAGTGTCATTGGCCCCGGCTGTCACATTG GTGATAATGTGGTACTGGACCGGGCGTTCCTGTGGCAGGGCGTTCGTGTGGCTGCTGCAGCACAGATCCATCAGTCTCTGCTCTGTGACAATGCTGAGGTCAAAGAAAATGTTATATTGAAGCCACGCTGTGTCCTCACTTCCCAG GTGGTAGTGGGCCCAAGTATCACGCTGCCTGAGGGCTCAGTGATCTCTCTGCACCCTCCAGATGCGGAGGACGATGAGGATGATGGTCAGTTCAGTGATGATTCTGGAACTGaccaagaaaaggagaaagtgaaGCTGAAAG GTTACAATCCAGCAGAAGTTGGAGTTGCAGGCCAGGGCTACCTCTGGAAAGCTGCGGACATGaacaaggaggaagaggaggaactaCGGCAGAATCTGTGGG GACTCAAAATCAACATGGAAGAAGAGAGTGAAACTGAAAGTGAGCATAGTATGGATTCTGAGGAACTAGACAGCCGGGCAGGCTCCCCACAGATGGATGACATCAAAG TGTTCCAGAATGAAGTCCTGGGAACACTTCAGCGGGGCAAGGAGGAGAACATTTCCTGTGACAATCTAGTCCTAGAGATCAACTCTCTCAA GTATGCCTACAACATAAGCCTAAAGGAGGTGATGCAGGTACTGAGCCACGTGATCCTGGAGTTCCCCCTGCAACAAATGGATTCCCCACTTGACCCAAATCGCTACTGTGCCCTGCTGATTCCT CTGCTCAAGGCCTGGAGCCCTGTTTTTAGGAACTACGTGAAGCGTGCAGCTGATCATTTGGAAGCATTGGCAGCCATAGAGGACTTCTTCCTGGAGCACGAAGCTCTTATTACTTCCTCGGCCAAG GTACTGATGGCTTTTTACCAGCTGGAGATCCTGGCTGAGGAAACAATCCTGAGCTGGTTCAGCCAAAGGGACATAACTGACAAGGGCCGGCAGTTGCGCAAAAACCAGCAG CTGCAGAGGTTCATCCAGTGGCTAAAAGAGGCAGAAGAAGAGTCATCTGAAGATGACTGA
- the LOC105063351 gene encoding 5-hydroxytryptamine receptor 3E isoform X2 — protein MEGSWFHRERFPFFLVLSLLLPGRGSAFTINCSRFGQQGVYTTVLDSVFDRKAFRPATNFSIPTLVNISFTMSAVLDVVWDNPFIRWNPEECEGITKISVATKNLWLPDIFITEFMDVDKTPKGLKAYINNEGRIRYKKPMKVTSICELDIFYFPFDQQNCTLTFSSFLYTVESMLLGMEKEVWEIADTSRNIIQTHGEWELLSISKATAKLSMGTNLYDQIIFYVAIRRSPRLYVINLLVPSGFLVAIDALSFFLPAESENRAPFKITLLLGYNVFLLMMNDLLPISGTPLISVYFALCLSLMVVSLLETIFITYLLHLATTQPPPMPHWLRSLLLCCTSPKKCCPAAPQKGNTGLGLSPAHLPGVKEPVESVGKVPGLKEAELNGCPGSTRAQQEDKAQKQHLVSLWVQFSHVMDTLLFRLYLLFMATSITTVIVLWNT, from the exons GAAGAGGCAGTGCTTTCACCATCAACTGCTCAAGATTTGGCCAGCAAGGGGTGTACACCACTGTTCTGGATTCAGTGTTTGACAGGAAGGCCTTCCGTCCAGCCACCAACTTCAGCATCCCCACCCTAGTCAACATCTCCTTCACTATGTCTGCCGTCCTAGATGTG GTCTGGGACAACCCATTTATCAGATGGAACCCAGAGGAATGTGAGGGTATCACAAAGATCAGTGTGGCAACCAAGAACCTGTGGCTCCCAGACATTTTCATCACTGAGTT CATGGATGTGGATAAGACCCCAAAAGGCCTCAAGGCATACATAAATAATGAAGGTCGCATCAGATACAAGAAACCCATGAAGGTGACCAGCATCTGTGAACTGGACATCTTCTACTTCCCCTTTGACCAGCAGAACTGCACCCTAACCTTCAGCTCATTTCTCTATACAG TGGAGAGCATGTTGCTGGGCATGGAGAAGGAAGTGTGGGAAATAGCAGACACGTCCCGGAACATCATTCAGACCCATGGAGAATGGGAGCTCCTGAGTATCAGCAAGGCCACTGCAAAGCTGTCCATGGGCACCAATCTGTATGATCAGATCATCTTCTAT GTGGCCATCAGGCGCAGTCCCAGACTCTATGTCATCAACCTTCTGGTACCCAGTGGCTTTCTGGTTGCCATTGATGCCCTCAGCTTCTTCCTGCCGGCAGAAAGCGAGAACCGTGCCCCATTCAAGATTACCCTTCTGCTGGGCTACAATGTCTTCCTGCTCATGATGAATGACTTACTCCCCATCAGTGGCACCCCCCTTATCA GTGTCTACTTTGCCCTGTGTCTGTCGCTGATGGTGGTCAGCCTGCTGGAGACCATCTTCATCACCTACCTGCTGCATCTGGCCaccacccagcccccacccatGCCTCACTGGCTCCGTTCCCTGCTTCTGTGCTGCACCAGCCCAAAGAAGTGCTGCCCTGCTGCGCCCCAGAAGGGAAACACCGGCCTGGGCCTGAGCCCCGCCCACCTGCCTG gTGTGAAGGAGCCCGTGGAGTCAGTGGGGAAGGTGCCAGGTCTGAAAGAGGCAGAGTTAAATGGATGCCCTGGGTCAACGAGGGCCCAGCAGGAAGACAAGGCTCAGAAGCAGCACTTGGTCAGCCTGTGGGTGCAGTTCAGCCACGTGATGGACACCCTGCTCTTCCGCCTCTATCTGCTTTTCATggccacctccatcaccaccGTCATTGTCCTCTGGAACACCTAA
- the LOC105063351 gene encoding 5-hydroxytryptamine receptor 3E isoform X3: MEKEVWEIADTSRNIIQTHGEWELLSISKATAKLSMGTNLYDQIIFYVAIRRSPRLYVINLLVPSGFLVAIDALSFFLPAESENRAPFKITLLLGYNVFLLMMNDLLPISGTPLISMAPPAFKKRGVYFALCLSLMVVSLLETIFITYLLHLATTQPPPMPHWLRSLLLCCTSPKKCCPAAPQKGNTGLGLSPAHLPGVKEPVESVGKVPGLKEAELNGCPGSTRAQQEDKAQKQHLVSLWVQFSHVMDTLLFRLYLLFMATSITTVIVLWNT; this comes from the exons ATGGAGAAGGAAGTGTGGGAAATAGCAGACACGTCCCGGAACATCATTCAGACCCATGGAGAATGGGAGCTCCTGAGTATCAGCAAGGCCACTGCAAAGCTGTCCATGGGCACCAATCTGTATGATCAGATCATCTTCTAT GTGGCCATCAGGCGCAGTCCCAGACTCTATGTCATCAACCTTCTGGTACCCAGTGGCTTTCTGGTTGCCATTGATGCCCTCAGCTTCTTCCTGCCGGCAGAAAGCGAGAACCGTGCCCCATTCAAGATTACCCTTCTGCTGGGCTACAATGTCTTCCTGCTCATGATGAATGACTTACTCCCCATCAGTGGCACCCCCCTTATCAGTATGGCCCCTCCAGCCTTTAAGAAGAG AGGTGTCTACTTTGCCCTGTGTCTGTCGCTGATGGTGGTCAGCCTGCTGGAGACCATCTTCATCACCTACCTGCTGCATCTGGCCaccacccagcccccacccatGCCTCACTGGCTCCGTTCCCTGCTTCTGTGCTGCACCAGCCCAAAGAAGTGCTGCCCTGCTGCGCCCCAGAAGGGAAACACCGGCCTGGGCCTGAGCCCCGCCCACCTGCCTG gTGTGAAGGAGCCCGTGGAGTCAGTGGGGAAGGTGCCAGGTCTGAAAGAGGCAGAGTTAAATGGATGCCCTGGGTCAACGAGGGCCCAGCAGGAAGACAAGGCTCAGAAGCAGCACTTGGTCAGCCTGTGGGTGCAGTTCAGCCACGTGATGGACACCCTGCTCTTCCGCCTCTATCTGCTTTTCATggccacctccatcaccaccGTCATTGTCCTCTGGAACACCTAA
- the LOC105063351 gene encoding 5-hydroxytryptamine receptor 3E isoform X1 has translation MEGSWFHRERFPFFLVLSLLLPGRGSAFTINCSRFGQQGVYTTVLDSVFDRKAFRPATNFSIPTLVNISFTMSAVLDVDEQLQLLSSFLWLEMVWDNPFIRWNPEECEGITKISVATKNLWLPDIFITEFMDVDKTPKGLKAYINNEGRIRYKKPMKVTSICELDIFYFPFDQQNCTLTFSSFLYTVESMLLGMEKEVWEIADTSRNIIQTHGEWELLSISKATAKLSMGTNLYDQIIFYVAIRRSPRLYVINLLVPSGFLVAIDALSFFLPAESENRAPFKITLLLGYNVFLLMMNDLLPISGTPLISVYFALCLSLMVVSLLETIFITYLLHLATTQPPPMPHWLRSLLLCCTSPKKCCPAAPQKGNTGLGLSPAHLPGVKEPVESVGKVPGLKEAELNGCPGSTRAQQEDKAQKQHLVSLWVQFSHVMDTLLFRLYLLFMATSITTVIVLWNT, from the exons GAAGAGGCAGTGCTTTCACCATCAACTGCTCAAGATTTGGCCAGCAAGGGGTGTACACCACTGTTCTGGATTCAGTGTTTGACAGGAAGGCCTTCCGTCCAGCCACCAACTTCAGCATCCCCACCCTAGTCAACATCTCCTTCACTATGTCTGCCGTCCTAGATGTG GATGAACAGTTACAGCTCTTGTCATCATTCCTGTGGCTGGAAATG GTCTGGGACAACCCATTTATCAGATGGAACCCAGAGGAATGTGAGGGTATCACAAAGATCAGTGTGGCAACCAAGAACCTGTGGCTCCCAGACATTTTCATCACTGAGTT CATGGATGTGGATAAGACCCCAAAAGGCCTCAAGGCATACATAAATAATGAAGGTCGCATCAGATACAAGAAACCCATGAAGGTGACCAGCATCTGTGAACTGGACATCTTCTACTTCCCCTTTGACCAGCAGAACTGCACCCTAACCTTCAGCTCATTTCTCTATACAG TGGAGAGCATGTTGCTGGGCATGGAGAAGGAAGTGTGGGAAATAGCAGACACGTCCCGGAACATCATTCAGACCCATGGAGAATGGGAGCTCCTGAGTATCAGCAAGGCCACTGCAAAGCTGTCCATGGGCACCAATCTGTATGATCAGATCATCTTCTAT GTGGCCATCAGGCGCAGTCCCAGACTCTATGTCATCAACCTTCTGGTACCCAGTGGCTTTCTGGTTGCCATTGATGCCCTCAGCTTCTTCCTGCCGGCAGAAAGCGAGAACCGTGCCCCATTCAAGATTACCCTTCTGCTGGGCTACAATGTCTTCCTGCTCATGATGAATGACTTACTCCCCATCAGTGGCACCCCCCTTATCA GTGTCTACTTTGCCCTGTGTCTGTCGCTGATGGTGGTCAGCCTGCTGGAGACCATCTTCATCACCTACCTGCTGCATCTGGCCaccacccagcccccacccatGCCTCACTGGCTCCGTTCCCTGCTTCTGTGCTGCACCAGCCCAAAGAAGTGCTGCCCTGCTGCGCCCCAGAAGGGAAACACCGGCCTGGGCCTGAGCCCCGCCCACCTGCCTG gTGTGAAGGAGCCCGTGGAGTCAGTGGGGAAGGTGCCAGGTCTGAAAGAGGCAGAGTTAAATGGATGCCCTGGGTCAACGAGGGCCCAGCAGGAAGACAAGGCTCAGAAGCAGCACTTGGTCAGCCTGTGGGTGCAGTTCAGCCACGTGATGGACACCCTGCTCTTCCGCCTCTATCTGCTTTTCATggccacctccatcaccaccGTCATTGTCCTCTGGAACACCTAA